The Myxocyprinus asiaticus isolate MX2 ecotype Aquarium Trade chromosome 6, UBuf_Myxa_2, whole genome shotgun sequence region ctatccctttaaatgtattcagtaatgtattctggtgcatcacataaaaaagtaacatattcagaataattttaaaacacaaatttataaaggcaaggcacaattggAAGAGTTCTGAGTGATATTTCATTCTCTTATCTGAACCGCTACATCTCCACTATTTAACTACAAGTTATTCACGTACAAAGAAGTGCATGGGGAAAACAAACAAGGATTTTCCCATAAATGTTCATTGTAGaagcattaatacattttttattaagtgAGGGACAAGTTTGAAATTGtttgtggtaattgacagcatgacacagatgcagtccaaaacaattaaggaaaaaaaaaataaatatatatatatatatatatatatatatatatatatatatatatatatatatatatatatatatatatatatatatacaggtgcatctcaataaattagaatgtcgtggaaaagttcatttatttcagtaattcaactcaaattgtgaaactcgtgtattaaataaattcaatgcacacagactgaagtagtttaagtctttggttcttttaattgtgatgattttggctcacatttaacaaaaacccaccaattcactatctcaaaaaatttgaatatggtgacatgccaatcagctaatcaactcaaaacacctgcaaaggtttcctgagccttcaaaatggtctctcagtttggttcactaggctacacaatcatggggaagactgctgatctgacagttgtccagaagacaatcattgacacccttcacaaggagggtaagccacaaacattcattgccaaagaagctggctgttcacagagtgctgtatccaagcatgttaacagaaagttgagtggaaggaaaaagtgtggaagaaaaagatgcacaaccaaccgagagaaccgcagccttatgaggattgtcaagcaaaatcgattcaagaatttgggtgaacttcacaaggaatggactgaggctggggtcaaggcatcaagagccaccacacacagacatgtcaaggaatttggctatagttgtcatattcctcttgttaagccactcctgaaccacagacaacgtcagaggcgtcttacctgggctaaggagaagaaaaactggactgttgcccagtggtccaaagtcctcttttcagatgagagcaagttttgtatttcatttggaaaccaaggtcctagagtctggaggaagggtggagaagctcatagcccaagttgcttgaagtccagtgttaggtttccacagtctgtgatgatttggggtgcaatgtcatctgctggtgttggtccattgtgttttttgaaaaccaaagtcactgcacccatttaccaagacattttggagcacttcatgcttccttctgctgaccagctttttaaagatgctgatttcattttccagcaggatttggcacctgcccacactgccaaaagcaccaaaagttggttaaatgaccatggtgttggtgtgcttgactggccagcaaactcaccagacctgaaccccatagagaatctatggggtattgtcaagaggaaaatgtgaaacaagagaccaaaaaatgcagatgagctgaaagccactgtcaaagaaacctgggctaccttaccacctcagcagtgccacaaactgatcacctccatgccacgcctaattgaggcagtaattaaagcaaaaggagcccctaccaagtattgagtacatatacagtaaatgaacatactttccagaaggccaacaattcactaaaaatgttttttttattggtcttatgatgtattctaattttttgagatagtgaattggtgggtttttgttaaatgtgagcaaaatcatcacaattaaaagaaccaaagacttaaactacttcagtctgtgtgcattgaatttatttaatacacgagtttcacaatttgagttgaattactgaaataaatgaacttttccacgacattctaatttattgagatgcacctgtgtatatatatatatatatatatatatatatataattttaacatctatgatcacaagtggacagtagTAAATACAGATGTGAACACTGTTCAATGATATTGTCATCCAATCTGATGGTCAAGGATCCATATGGCTACATCAGATTTGTAATGTAAATGCTTATGTTTTCTAATGCGTCCCGGCCACCAGGGAAGGACCACCTACTCGCATAACACGTATTCATTTATCCAAAACGAGGGCTTTAAACTTTGCCAACCAGGTACAGCTTTAGAAGAAAACAAACGTCTGATTGAAAAAATTGGAGTAGCCcagatactgtacatgcacaaaaCTGTAGGACATGACGTGTATTgtaatgaaatcagagactcacCTTGACAAAATCCAATCACTGGTGGTCACTGGAGATGCATTTGAGATGCATAAGTAAAACAGCAGTTTGTCTTGGCTGACCATGTGATCAGATCAACCAAGACTAATGttcataccaggtgtaaacaaggcCTAAATGTCCAGTTGGTTCTAATGGCCTTATTGAATCGGTGATCAGTGTGGAATCTATTTCAGTGGTGGATAATCTAAGAAGCATGCTGTCCAAACTGGAGTCCAGGATGGCTGTGCTGGAGAAGAGCAAAGCACCAGCTCCAAAGACAGCTGCTGTCACCAAGGTAGATGAGATACCATCTTTAATATTTCTCTAGAGGCTGCCTGTGCTTCTATGGTAATTTATAAATGTCATGTACTGATTTATGGTTTTGAATTGGTTACGGTTTCATTTGAAGGCTGCTCCCGCCCAGAAGCCCAAGGTTGAGAAACACAGtggtgctgatgatgatgatgatatcgACCTTTTTGGCAGTGATGAGGAAGACGAGGAGGCAGAGCGCATCAAAGCGGAAAGAGTGAAGGAGTACGCAGCGAGGAAGGCCAAAAAACCAGCCCTCATCGCCAAATCCTCCATCCTGCTGGATGTCAAACCTGTACGAATCCGTACAacacacagaattttttttttaagtataatgtACGATTTCTTTCTGCTCACTTGTAATTTCAAATATATCATCTTTTTATTGATCAGTGGGATGATGAGACCGATATGGCCAAGCTGGAAGAGTGCGTACGCTCCATACAGCTGGACGGGCTCCTGTGGGGAGCTTCTAAACTGGTTCCTGTCGGCTACGGCATCAAAAAGCTCCAGATCGGCTGTGTGGTTGAAGATGATAAAGTGGGAACAGACATTCTGGAGGAGGAGATCACCCAGTTTGAGGACTACGTAAGTGCACAATCTTTTTGGGTGATTTTCATCCCACatttaaaagaaattataatttgctttatttatttacattttggggtaaaaCAGGATTTTTTGTGCTTTTAGTAAACTTAATTCACTCATTATGTTGTAGATCCAGAGTGTTGATATTGCTGCTTTCAACAAGATCTGAGCCTCTCGTGTCAAAAAACACCTCACACTGGGTTACTGCTGCTTTTATATCACACGGTTACCAATAAACTGTTCGGTTACATGAACAAAAATCATTGCAGTTGACTGTCTTTATTTGGATTgttatttttgatttgtttattaATGTCCTGGTTTTATAAATTTTAATTTTCATGCATCTCCATATTTGAAATGTATAACTATATAAAGGGAATTgaattttttgtcattatttactcaaccaacTTATGttagtttttcatttaaaatcttgatgtccgtTGTGCGTTAATGAGCGCAAGTTCTCACAAGATTTGGATTCTAaatatttatagtgaataagaacttct contains the following coding sequences:
- the LOC127443157 gene encoding elongation factor 1-delta-like isoform X3; its protein translation is MSGLQGLAQENIWFDKSRYDEAERHFYEVKNGIPQTPQVKTALQGNKGHSRPQKTRERKTSQNASKSEDQSELVSRLKSLELDNKNLHKVVDNLRSMLSKLESRMAVLEKSKAPAPKTAAVTKAAPAQKPKVEKHSGADDDDDIDLFGSDEEDEEAERIKAERVKEYAARKAKKPALIAKSSILLDVKPWDDETDMAKLEECVRSIQLDGLLWGASKLVPVGYGIKKLQIGCVVEDDKVGTDILEEEITQFEDYIQSVDIAAFNKI